The proteins below are encoded in one region of Callospermophilus lateralis isolate mCalLat2 chromosome 9, mCalLat2.hap1, whole genome shotgun sequence:
- the Mdh1b gene encoding putative malate dehydrogenase 1B produces the protein MAKFVIAGRADCPYYAKTELLADYLQKNLPDFQIYKITQHPDVWEEWLKDVCEKNKWNHKKSPIIWRELLDRGGKGLLLGGYNEFLEHAQLYYDVTSNMMTELMMVIAHENLEAHIEKELEKETQKDLISPLQVWITSATSPACYNLLPILTSGEVFGMQTEISLTLFDKEQSEELLKSLVMETQDLASPVLRSVSSCTTEKYAFHQAHVVIILDDSTEEEVYGLEECLRSKLPLCRLYGHLIEKNAHESVRVIVGGKTFVNLKTVLLMMNAPSIAHNIIAVALGVEGQAKAAVARKLKTTASCIKDVIIWGNISGNNYVDLRKTRVYKYDSAIWGPPEFSRPVLDVIFDSEWVKREFVMTIKSLTSTGKQFGRILASHSIATTLKYWYHGSPPGEIVSLGVLSEGQFGIPEGIVFSMPVKFENGTWVVLTDLPDVEISQQIMTRMTSDLIQEKLVALGDMLTFQPYHSETELSLRDRRLSLASTDDNQEEQNGHQDSIFSDQAPEDEKDAVLSDEST, from the exons ATGGCCAAATTCGTGATTGCGG GTAGAGCAGATTGTCCATATTATGCAAAAACAGAACTTCTGGCAGACTATTTACAGAAGAATCttcctgattttcagatatataaAATTACACAACATCCTGATGTTTGGGAG GAATGGCTGAAAGATGTGTGTGAAAAGAATAAGTGGAATCACAAAAAGTCTCCCATTATCTGGAGAGAGCTGCTGGATCGTGGAGGAAAGGGTTTGCTTTTGGGAGGATATAATGAGTTCCTGGAGCATGCTCAG CTTTACTATGATGTCACCTCTAACATGATGACTGAGCTAATGATGGTAATTGCTCACGAGAACCTGGAGGCACATATAGAAAAAGAGCTGGAGAAGGAAACCCAGAAAGATCTCATCAGCCCCTTGCAGGTCTGGATCACCAG TGCAACCTCTCCTGCCTGCTACAACCTCCTTCCCATACTGACGAGTGGTGAAGTGTTTGGGATGCAGACGGAAATTAGCCTAACTCTGTTTGACAAGGAGCAGTCCGAAGAACTACTCAAAAGCCTGGTGATGGAGACCCAGGACCTGGCGTCGCCTGTCCTTCGCAGTGTCTCCAGCTGTACTACGGAGAAATACGCCTTCCACCAGGCCCATGTGGTCATCATCCTTGACGACAGCACCGAGGAGGAGGTGTATGGTCTAGAAGAGTGCCTGAGAAGCAAGTTGCCACTGTGTCGTCTCTACGGGCACCTGATTGAGAAAAATGCTCACGAATCTGTCAGGGTTATTGTGGGAGGAAAAACCTTTGTGAATCTTAAAACGGTCTTGCTTATGATGAACGCCCCAAGCATCGCTCACAACATTATCGCGGTGGCTCTGGGGGTGGAAGGCCAAGCCAAAGCGGCAGTAGCCAGAAAATTGAAAACAACTGCTTCAT GCATCAAAGATGTAATAATTTGGGGTAATATCAGTGGAAATAACTATGTTGATCTGAGGAAAACACGGGTTTACAAATATGACAGTGCCATTTGGGGACCTCCTGAATTTTCTCGCCCTGTTTTAGATGTGATTTTTGATAG TGAGTGGGTAAAAAGAGAATTTGTGATGACCATTAAAAGTTTGACCTCCACGGGAAAACAATTTGGACGCATTTTAGCTTCACACAGTATAGCCACTACGTTGAAATATTGGTACCATGGCTCACCACCTGGGGAGATTGTGTCTTTAGGAGTACTGAGTGAAG GCCAGTTTGGTATTCCCGAAGGGATTGTCTTTTCTATGCCTGTGAAATTTGAGAATGGAACATGGGTGGTTCTTACAGATCTCCCAGATGTTGAAATAAGTCAACAAATAATGACCAGAATGACAAGTGATCTAATTCAG GAGAAACTTGTTGCGCTTGGAGACATGCTGACTTTTCAGCCATATCATTCAG AAACTGAATTATCCCTAAGAGATAGAAGGCTCTCCTTAGCCAGCACAGATGACAATCAGGAAGAACAAAATG